TTTTTTGCCAGACTTAGGTATAAAAAATTTCATATCTCACCTTCATTCCCGCTGATACGGAGACCCAGGCTTTAAGATCGGATTTCCGGGCTCCGATACTAAGATGGAACCCTCCTTTGAAAGAGAAGCTGAAATGTCAGAAGCCCCAAAAGAGTCTTTTACCTTCAAGACAGAACTAGTGGTCCGCAGATCGGATACTAGAAGCGCCACTGTAGTAGGCGGACTTTATGTTTCTCACCTAACATACGAAACTTTTATCCCTCTTGTGAACGAAGTATTCGATGCATTCTTAGAATCCAACTCTTGGTCCAAGGCAAATATAGCGGGAGCTAATATCATTATTCCTAAAATGGATGTGGAATATAGATCCGAGGCAAAAGCAGGGGATGTTTTAGAATTTTCCGCCGGAGTTTTTAATCTAGGGAAGAAGTCCTGCGAATTACATATCTTAGCTTCTCAAAAAGTTTCTAAAGAAGAAGTGGGACTTGCAAAAATTTCTCTAGTATTCTTCGACTATGTTTCTAAAAAAACCTTGGAGATCCCGTCCGAATTCAGGGCGAAATTCGAAATATGAATTCCAAGGCCCAAACTTCTCAGGCGGAAGCCGAGTTTCCTGCGGAATATTATTTTTCGACGGAGATACCGATCCGTAAGATCGATCTGAGTTTGGACATACATGTTTCTTTCGCGAGTGTCCTAGACCTTGTGATGGAGGCTCACCTTCAATTCTTCCAATATCTTGGGTATTCAGTAACTGATATACATGGAAACAGCATCATATTTGCGAATGCTTCCATACAATACCAGGGAGAACTATTATATAAAGATAAAGTGATTATAGACGTTTCCCTGGATAATTTCGGGGAGAAGTCTTTTGATCTATACTTTAGGCTTTCTAAAAGGAATCGAGCGGAGAAGGTCTCCGTCGTAAAGATCAGGGTTTTATTCTTTGATTATAAACTTAGAAAGGTAGTTCCGATCCCAACTGAATTCAAAAATAAGTTCGATACGGGCAAGTATATCAAGATGCAAAGCCCTGAGATCGGAAAAGAGGTCTCGAGTGCGGTCGGACCTGACGGATTCGTATTCGGATTTCGTAAACTAGAAGTGTGGAATCTGGCACATGTGTTCCTTCTTCATTTATACGAACTTTGTGAGAGTTGGAAAGGCAAAGTAGAACCAAGCATTTTAGAACATATCAGATCTATTTCTTCTTTATTGCCTGTTCGGATCGCAGGAGCCTGGGGAACCAGGATACGTGCGGAAAAAGTAAAAAATATACTAAGAGCAAAAGTACATTTAGAAGAGTTAAGATATCTTCTGATCTTAGTAGCCGATCTAGGAAAAGTGGACCCTTCTCAAGAGTTGGATGATTTGCAGACAATCAATTCTCATCTCAAAAAATATCTGAACAAAGTCAGGACCGGAGAAACTAGGAAGATCCGATGAAAGATAAGGTCGCATTAGTCACGGGCGGGAACGCAGGGATCGGAAAAGCAATCGTACTGGAATTCGTTTCCAGAGGTGCAAAGGTAATATTCTGCGGACGAAGGGAAGAAGAAGGAAAAAAAACCGAAGAGGAAATTTCCAAACTGGGCGGAAATATAAAGTTCTTTAGATGCGATGTGTCTGACGATTCCCAAGTAAAAGAATTAGTACAAAAAGCAGAGTCGGAATTCGGAGGATTGGATTACGCGGTGAATAACGCTGCAGTAGGCGGACTCGCAACTGATCTACATCAATACCCGGAAAAAGTTTGGGACAAAGTGATCGCGGTAGATCTAAAAGGCACCTGGCTTTGTATGAAACATGAAATAGAACTTCTTTTAAAAAGAGGAGGGGGTTCTATCGTAAATGTATCTTCTATCGCGGGACTCGTCGGAGCAGATTGGAAAGTGGCTCCGTATTCCGCAGCAAAACATGGAGTAGTCGGACTCACAAAATCCGCGGCATTAGAATATGCGGAAAAAAAGATCAGAGTGAACGCAGTTTGTCCCGGATTTATTCGAACGGAAATGTTAGAAGGATTGTTCCATTCTTCGTCTGATCCAAAAGAAGCGGAGAAAAAGATCACCAGATTACATCCGGTCAATCGGCTTTCCGAACCGAGTGAAGTGGCAAAGGCTGCGGTTTGGTTATGTTCCGAAGAGGCTTCCTTTATTACCGGCGTGGCGCTGCCTGTGGACGGCGGCTATACTGCTAAATAAAAACGTAATCTTTTTCTTGTAGGAAAGTTCGGATGAGTCAAATATGCGTAATTCAGTTTCGAGAATTATAATCGGTTTTTCCGGTCAAAAAAAATATGAAACTCCGGTATTATGCAATCACGGACAAAGGAAACTTTCGCTCTCATAACGAGGATTCTTTTTTAGCATTAGATAGTTTGGTATGCGGCCAAACTCACGGAGAATCGGAAACAGTTCGTGAATTAGATACCGAAGAATCCTCAGGACTATTTGCTCTCGCAGACGGCCTCGGTGGACATGAAGCGGGAGAGATCGCAAGCAGGGTCGCTTTAGAAAAACTTGCTTGGATGGAAAAAGCGATCCGTCCTATCGAAGAGCTGCCTTCTTCCGGTTGGAAAAATCTGATCCGCAAAATTAATAACGAAGTAAATGCCTACGGTGAATCCATAGGAAAACCTAAGATGGGAACCACTTTAGTTGGCTGCCTTTTGGGAAAAAGAAAGTCCTGGATCTTTAATGTGGGAGACAGCCGTCTTTATCATCTTACCAAAGAAGGACTCAGCAAAGTAACAGTAGATCATAATATTGGAGAAGAGCTGGGTTCCAGTTATGGACGAAATCTTTTGACCAGTTGTATCGGCGGTGGAACAAAAAGTATAGAAGTGGATACTTTCGATTATTCCGGAAAATTATCCCCGGGAGATTTTATACTCATCTGTACGGACGGCCTTACTGAAGTTCTGAACATTGATCAAATCGAAAAGATCATGAGAGAACATGAGGACCTAAGAGAAACCTGCAGGATCCTTTCCGAAGAAGCGAACCTAAGACTGACTAGAGACAATCACACGATTGTGATCATCAAAATAGATTCGGTTTGAGTCTTTTGTTTTAAAGTCCGGAAGAGTAGGCGCCTTCTAACAGAAATCGGGCGGTCAATCGGAAGAATAGATCCCCGTTGTCCGCCTCCTCTAATTGGTATACCAAAGGCATATCCGATTTTCTTGCGATCTCAAAAAATCCTAAACCGGCCCCCTTACTTTTTTCAGGTCTGTCGGAACGGATTTGTTCATTGTATCTTTGTTTGAGTTCTTCTGGAGAAAGTTTTTTAACCTCTTCTATTTTACTTTTTAAGAATGCAGCCTGCTCCGGGGTGATCGCGTTTCCGCAATTGAGTTCCCAGTTATGGGCCTTTCTTCTTAAAACTAGAATACCAATCCCGCTCTTTTCATCTCTTTCGATGGAATAATGTGCAACGTTCTGGGCCATTTCCACGAATACGGTGAGGATCCGGTTCTTCTTTTTTTCTTCTTCTAACTTTTCTTTTAGGAGATCGTTTAAAGAAGAAATGGTGGTCTCCGAAAAAGGCCCTTTATAAAGAAGGGCCACTCCGGTCCTTTTAAGAACATTATATTGTTTTGATAACTGCATATACCCCTCAAAACTCCGGAGCCGCCAAACTTACGAATGAAGATTGGCTTCCGATCGCGAACGCCATGGAAATTGCATATCTGATTTTCGCCTTTCTGGCTCCTTCTGCGACATGGTCGTGGTCGCATTCAGGATCCGGGTTCTCCAGATTGATTGTAGGACATAGGGTCTGGTTTTTCAACATAAGAGAAGTTGCGGCAACATTGATAATTCCTGCCGCTCCGAATGTATGACCGAATATTGGTTTGATGGAACCTACAGGCGCCCAATGGAATTTGGGACGGCCCTCATATAGATGACCGATTGCGCGGCTCTCCGCCAAGTCGTTATTATGTGTTGCAGTTCCATGTCCGCAGAAATAATCTATATCGCCTAAACGAAGTCCGCTGATCTTCATCAAATGTCTGAGGCCGGTGGTTGCTTTTTTACCGGTTAAGTCCATTCTCATCGCATGGTCCGCTTCATTATAACTATAAGTTCCTAGAACTTCCGAATAGATCTTAGCGCCTCTTTGTATTGCTCTGTCCAATCTTTCCATTACAAGAACGACTGCACCTTCTCCCAATAAGAACCCGTCTCTAGTCTTATCGTAAGGACGGATCCCTTTTTTAGGATTGTCTTTTTCCAAAGACATGACCCGGCTCATAGGATCGGAATACATCATCATCAAAGGTTGTAGAAGAGGAAATTCATGACCGCCTGCATACATAACTTCGGCTCTGCCTTTACGGATAGCCTGGTAACATAAACTGATCGCATGATGGCCGCCCACACAAGCGGCGGATACAGTGGTCACAAAACCTTGGATATTCGCGTTAATCGCGGTCAAATTCGTAGGATTAGAAGCCATAGAAGTGAGAACGGAATAACGATCGAACACGTTATGGTCCTTTTCTTCCAAATATTTTCTCCAAGCAAAATCCCAC
The DNA window shown above is from Leptospira dzoumogneensis and carries:
- a CDS encoding acyl-CoA thioesterase; the encoded protein is MSEAPKESFTFKTELVVRRSDTRSATVVGGLYVSHLTYETFIPLVNEVFDAFLESNSWSKANIAGANIIIPKMDVEYRSEAKAGDVLEFSAGVFNLGKKSCELHILASQKVSKEEVGLAKISLVFFDYVSKKTLEIPSEFRAKFEI
- a CDS encoding four helix bundle protein, whose product is MNSKAQTSQAEAEFPAEYYFSTEIPIRKIDLSLDIHVSFASVLDLVMEAHLQFFQYLGYSVTDIHGNSIIFANASIQYQGELLYKDKVIIDVSLDNFGEKSFDLYFRLSKRNRAEKVSVVKIRVLFFDYKLRKVVPIPTEFKNKFDTGKYIKMQSPEIGKEVSSAVGPDGFVFGFRKLEVWNLAHVFLLHLYELCESWKGKVEPSILEHIRSISSLLPVRIAGAWGTRIRAEKVKNILRAKVHLEELRYLLILVADLGKVDPSQELDDLQTINSHLKKYLNKVRTGETRKIR
- a CDS encoding SDR family NAD(P)-dependent oxidoreductase; translation: MKDKVALVTGGNAGIGKAIVLEFVSRGAKVIFCGRREEEGKKTEEEISKLGGNIKFFRCDVSDDSQVKELVQKAESEFGGLDYAVNNAAVGGLATDLHQYPEKVWDKVIAVDLKGTWLCMKHEIELLLKRGGGSIVNVSSIAGLVGADWKVAPYSAAKHGVVGLTKSAALEYAEKKIRVNAVCPGFIRTEMLEGLFHSSSDPKEAEKKITRLHPVNRLSEPSEVAKAAVWLCSEEASFITGVALPVDGGYTAK
- a CDS encoding PP2C family protein-serine/threonine phosphatase — encoded protein: MKLRYYAITDKGNFRSHNEDSFLALDSLVCGQTHGESETVRELDTEESSGLFALADGLGGHEAGEIASRVALEKLAWMEKAIRPIEELPSSGWKNLIRKINNEVNAYGESIGKPKMGTTLVGCLLGKRKSWIFNVGDSRLYHLTKEGLSKVTVDHNIGEELGSSYGRNLLTSCIGGGTKSIEVDTFDYSGKLSPGDFILICTDGLTEVLNIDQIEKIMREHEDLRETCRILSEEANLRLTRDNHTIVIIKIDSV
- a CDS encoding SiaB family protein kinase, whose protein sequence is MQLSKQYNVLKRTGVALLYKGPFSETTISSLNDLLKEKLEEEKKKNRILTVFVEMAQNVAHYSIERDEKSGIGILVLRRKAHNWELNCGNAITPEQAAFLKSKIEEVKKLSPEELKQRYNEQIRSDRPEKSKGAGLGFFEIARKSDMPLVYQLEEADNGDLFFRLTARFLLEGAYSSGL
- a CDS encoding beta-ketoacyl-[acyl-carrier-protein] synthase family protein, with protein sequence MDKSKNGKNSRVVITGIGVILPNTFSVQDFWTNLSEGRSQLDFITRFPTENFPIKVAGEMNTFDYKKHLPDLSDKYSKNYNTETLALMSAMEEANKDAGITKGDLHPSRVGFIDSSSRASMAWWDFAWRKYLEEKDHNVFDRYSVLTSMASNPTNLTAINANIQGFVTTVSAACVGGHHAISLCYQAIRKGRAEVMYAGGHEFPLLQPLMMMYSDPMSRVMSLEKDNPKKGIRPYDKTRDGFLLGEGAVVLVMERLDRAIQRGAKIYSEVLGTYSYNEADHAMRMDLTGKKATTGLRHLMKISGLRLGDIDYFCGHGTATHNNDLAESRAIGHLYEGRPKFHWAPVGSIKPIFGHTFGAAGIINVAATSLMLKNQTLCPTINLENPDPECDHDHVAEGARKAKIRYAISMAFAIGSQSSFVSLAAPEF